In Oryza brachyantha chromosome 1, ObraRS2, whole genome shotgun sequence, the following are encoded in one genomic region:
- the LOC102701127 gene encoding germin-like protein 1-3 — MAKLLATFVVVFLALAATSLAGDPDMLQDICVADYKSLQGPLRLNGFPCKRPENVTANDFFFDGLMNPGNTGNAVGSVVTPANVENLPGLNTMGVSVARIDYAPWGVNPPHTHPRATEIIFVLEGSLDVGFITTSNKLFARTVCRGEVFVFPRGLVHFQKNNGNSPAAVISAFNSQLPGTQSIAETLFGAAPPVPSDTLARAFQIDAGMVEFIKSKFPPKY, encoded by the exons ATGGCCAAGCTCCTCGCCaccttcgtcgtcgtcttcctggcgctcgccgccacctcgctcgccggcgacccgGACATGCTCCAGGACATCTGCGTCGCCGACTACAAGTCCCTTCAGGGCC CACTGCGGCTGAATGGGTTCCCGTGCAAGAGGCCGGAGAACGTGACGGCGAACGACTTCTTCTTCGACGGGCTGATGAACCCGGGGAACACGGGGAACGCCGTGGGGTCGGTGGTGACGCCGGCGAACGTGGAGAATCTGCCGGGGCTGAACACGATGGGGGTGTCCGTGGCGAGGATCGACTACGCGCCGTGGGGGGTGAACCCGCCGCACACCCACCCGCGCGCCACCGAGATCATCTTCGTCCTCGAGGGCTCCCTCGACGTCGGCTTCATCACCACCAGCAACAAGCTCTTCGCCCGCACCGTCTGCAGGGGCGAGGTCTTCGTCTTCCCCCGCGGCCTCGTCCACTTCCAGAAGAACAACGGCaactcgccggccgccgtcatCTCCGCCTTCAACAGCCAGCTCCCCGGCACGCAGTCCATCGCCGAGACGCTcttcggcgccgcgccgccggtgccgtccGACACGCTAGCCAGGGCGTTCCAGATCGACGCCGGCATGGTTGAGTTCATCAAGTCCAAGTTCCCCCCCAAGTACTag